From Helicoverpa armigera isolate CAAS_96S chromosome 17, ASM3070526v1, whole genome shotgun sequence, one genomic window encodes:
- the LOC110384212 gene encoding uncharacterized protein LOC110384212 isoform X21, with product MSASAPHAHGRTPVRRRGHQHHPRLRGDRAPAPSAPATDPSKQVTLLSQTDDVVPCVNSVSESQQVTRTNSDDALSNRNIIEDYANNDEEIEFDTRIKDPESLETSDEEFSFREERSAGDGAEFITTVPSDISDDDPETAELAKLRCTSECTEVLAERENRRRRRCADYPGLAFGSSIFSSDTMMKFSIIKNELQNIKNTALKRAESEVAALNRRIQLLEEDLERSEERLATATAKLSEASQAADESERIRKALENRTNMEDDRVAILEAQLSQAKLIAEESDKKYEEICTALHQNYWPYACRTYASAHIT from the exons ATGTCCGCGTCCGCGCCCCACGCCCACGGGCGCACCCCCGTGCGGCGCAGGGGGCACCAGCACCACCCGCGCCTGCGGGGCGACCGCGCGCCCGCCCCCAGCGCGCCCGCCACCGATCCGTCCAAACAAGTGACCTTACTCAGCCAAACAGACGATGTTGTGCCTTGTGTCAATAGTGTTAGTGAATCTCAACAAGTGACAAGGACGAATAGTGACGATGCACTTTCGAATCGAAATATAATCGAGGACTATGCGAATAATGATGAAGAAATTGAATTTGATACTAGAATTAAGGACCCCGAGTCGCTCGAAACCTCAGACGAAGAATTTTCGTTCCGCGAAGAGCGGTCGGCGGGAGACGGGGCTGAATTTATCACGACTGTCCCCTCAGATATATCAGATGATGACCCTGAGACGGCAGAACTCGCCAAACTCAGGTGTACCAGCGAGTGCACGGAGGTGCTGGCAGAAAGAGAGAACAGGCGGAGGCGAAGATGTGCCGACTATCCCGGTTTGGCGTTCGGAAGTTCCATATTCTCTTCGGATACTATGATGAAATTCTCTATCATCAAAAATGAGTTGCAGAACATCAAGAACACTGCACTGAAAAGG GCCGAATCCGAAGTAGCTGCCCTCAACCGACGCATCCAACTGTTGGAGGAGGACCTCGAGAGGTCCGAGGAGCGTCTCGCCACCGCCACCGCCAAGCTGTCAGAGGCCAGCCAGGCTGCCGATGAGTCGGAACG AATACGGAAGGCGTTGGAGAATCGAACCAATATGGAGGACGACCGCGTCGCCATCTTGGAGGCACAGCTGTCGCAGGCCAAGCTCATCGCCGAAGAGTCCGACAAGAAATACGAAGAG
- the LOC110384279 gene encoding mortality factor 4-like protein 1, with translation MAPKLKFADGEKVLCFHGPLIYEAKCLKSSVTKDKHVRYLIHYAGWNKNWDEWVPESRVLKYNEANVQRQKEVQRAHSAQPTKTKKTPAKGRKSETAAAAAATATPAREESRASTPAGKEVEATPAPAKATKTQSKDTPADSGSDQPKKKRGRLDLSIESEEQYLAKVEVKIKIPEELKVWLVDDWDVITRQQKLAILPAKLTVSQIVDNYLAFKKSSKSHNQAKETVLLDITEGIKEYFNATLGSQLLYKFERPQYSEILQEYPDTPMAQIYGSIHLLRLFAKMGPMLAYTALDEKSLQHVLTHIQDFLKYMVTNRSTLFNLQDYGNATPEYHRKIQ, from the exons atggcaCCGAAATTAAAGTTTGCCGATG GAGAAAAAGTGTTATGTTTTCATGGACCCCTGATTTACGAGGCAAAATGTCTCAAAAGTTCTGTGACGAAGGATAAACATGTAAGATATCTGATACATTACGCCGGGTGGAATAAAAA TTGGGATGAATGGGTTCCTGAAAGCCGTGTGCTGAAATACAATGAGGCGAATGTGCAGCGGCAGAAGGAAGTCCAGAGAGCGCACTCAGCGCAGCCCACGAAGACGAAAAAAA CGCCTGCCAAAGGTCGTAAGTCAGAgacggcagcagcagcagcagctaCTGCCACCCCAGCAAGAGAAGAATCCAGAGCTTCTACACCCGCTG GTAAAGAGGTAGAAGCTACTCCGGCACCAGCGAAGGCTACCAAGACTCAGAGCAAGGACACCCCTGCTGACTCAGGATCCGACCAGCCCAA GAAAAAGCGTGGCCGTTTGGACTTATCAATCGAATCTGAAGAGCAATACCTAGCAAAAGTAGAAGTTAAGATTAAAATCCCTGAAGAACTGAAAGTGTGGCTGGTCGACGATTGGGACGTGATTACAAGGCAACAGAAACTCGCCATACTGCCTGCAAAACTGACCGTCTCACAAATAGTGGACAACTACCTAGCGTTTAAGAAATCCAGCAAATCTCACAACCAGGCTAAAGAAACGGTTTTACTTGACATCACTGAAGGAATCAAAGAGTACTTCAATGCCACTCTAGGGTCCCAACTCCTTTATAAGTTTGAACGACCTCAGTACAGCGAGATACTACAAGAATATCCTGACACGCCAATGGCTCAAATATACGGATCCATACATTTGTTGAGATTGTTCGCGAAAATGGGACCTATGTTGGCCTACACGGCTTTAGACGAGAAATCTCTCCAGCATGTTTTGACGCATATACAAGACTTTTTGAAGTACATGGTGACTAATAGATCGACATTGTTTAATTTGCAAGATTATGGGAATGCGACTCCTGAATATCATAGGAAAATTCAGTAG